From Kitasatospora sp. MAP12-44:
TTCCAGCTCGGTGTGGTTGATGGTGGGCGGGATGAAGCCCTGCGCGATGCCCAGCACCGAGGCGATCGCCCCGAAGCAGCTGGCCGCGCCCATCGTGTGGCCGAGCATCGACTTGATCGAGCTGATCGGCGGCGGGGTGTCGCCGAAGACCTCGCGGATCGCGCGGCCCTCCATCGTGTCGTTGGAGGGGGTCCCGGTGCCGTGCGCGGAGATGTAGTCGATCTCCGCGGGCTTGATCCCGGCGTTGCGGTGCGCGCGGCGCATGCAGTTGGCGATGGAGCCGGAGTCCGGCGAGACCATGTGGGAGGCGTCGCAGCTCAGGCCGTAGCCGAGGACCTCGGCGTAGATGCGCGCGCCGCGGGCCTTGGCACTGTCGTAGGACTCCAGGAACATCGCCGCGCCGCCCTCGCCGATCAGGATGCCGGAGCGGTTGGCGTCGAACGGCGAGCAGGCTTCCTTGGTGAGCGCGCCCAGGCGGTAGAAGCCCGCGACGGCGAAGCGGCACATCGCGTCCGCGCCGCCGGCGAGCATGTAGTCCGCCTCACCGTTGCGGATCAGGTCATAGGCGTAGCCGATCGCGTAGTTGCTGGCCGAGCAGGCGGTGGCCAGGGTGACGGCCTCTCCGGTCAGCCCCAGCTCGCGGTTGACGGCCACCGCCATGCGGT
This genomic window contains:
- a CDS encoding beta-ketoacyl-[acyl-carrier-protein] synthase family protein — translated: MVRVVVTGVGPLAGVGIGAEKFAAALKAGRHALAPIESFDPVGFPHKMAGELRGFEPEHWVRNISPEQWGPASVFAAAAARLAVDDAGIDSQVLRSSRAGSVIGTTSGESQVVERAMKLWIDEGPQQLPAARIALTPSYRMAVAVNRELGLTGEAVTLATACSASNYAIGYAYDLIRNGEADYMLAGGADAMCRFAVAGFYRLGALTKEACSPFDANRSGILIGEGGAAMFLESYDSAKARGARIYAEVLGYGLSCDASHMVSPDSGSIANCMRRAHRNAGIKPAEIDYISAHGTGTPSNDTMEGRAIREVFGDTPPPISSIKSMLGHTMGAASCFGAIASVLGIAQGFIPPTINHTELEPELAGFDVVPNQARAADLRIVQNNGFAFGGNNAITIFGRAQ